A portion of the Limosilactobacillus reuteri genome contains these proteins:
- a CDS encoding helix-turn-helix domain-containing protein has product MNYKKISDGLTFLMSDKRITIVHGVLKSLGISPRRDDYDDFVQDASIIFAQAYADFLQETDEVENERDLMCFAYQRMRWRLLDRLRWQQLEALLFNYTLDNEDDDHDYDETMVDHSATAPFAHLENSDFLNYLYHHCPRVQQRYLIAKLNHHLSDRQIADEYRVSRAAVSQWRRGVITRAHQLRAKMKGEF; this is encoded by the coding sequence ATGAATTATAAAAAAATTTCTGACGGTTTAACTTTTCTGATGAGTGATAAGCGGATTACGATTGTCCATGGAGTATTAAAGAGTCTCGGGATCTCACCGCGCCGGGACGACTATGATGATTTTGTCCAAGATGCTTCGATTATCTTTGCCCAGGCCTACGCTGATTTCTTACAGGAGACAGATGAGGTCGAAAATGAACGGGATTTGATGTGCTTTGCTTACCAACGGATGCGCTGGCGTTTACTGGATCGACTGCGGTGGCAACAACTTGAAGCCCTCCTTTTTAACTACACCCTTGACAACGAAGACGATGATCATGACTACGACGAGACAATGGTTGACCATTCAGCGACCGCGCCATTTGCTCACCTGGAAAATAGCGACTTTCTTAACTACCTCTACCACCACTGTCCCCGCGTTCAACAACGGTATTTGATCGCCAAACTCAATCACCATTTGAGTGACCGGCAGATTGCAGACGAGTATCGGGTTAGTCGGGCAGCCGTTTCGCAATGGCGGCGAGGAGTGATTACCCGTGCCCACCAGCTTCGTGCTAAAATGAAGGGAGAGTTTTGA
- the glpK gene encoding glycerol kinase GlpK: MSEQQYIMAIDQGTTSSRVIIFDHDGNKVAISQQEFPQYFPQPGWVEHDPLEIWDSVQSVISNVMIKSQIKPYKIAAIGITNQRETTVIWDRHTGKPIYNAIVWQSKQTSDIAEQLIKDGYKDMIHKKTGLVIDSYFAATKIKWILDHVPGAREKAAKGDLMFGTIDTWLLWNLSGRRVHATDVTNASRTMLFNIHTLEWDQDILDLLEIPQSLLPEVKPSSAIYGYTGDYHFYGVQIPIAGIAGDQQAALFGQAAYDKGSIKNTYGTGAFIVMNTGLKPTLSDNGLLTTIAYGLDGQTHYALEGSIFVAGSAVQWLRDGLKMFKKASESEQMAVDAKTTGGVYVVPAFTGLGAPYWDQEVRGAMFGLTRGTERGHIIRATLEAIAYQTKDVVDTMVKDTQLPLTALTVNGGASRNSFMMQFQADILQTPIKRAAMEETTALGAAFLAGLAVDFWEDQDELRKLSRIGDQFDPQMDPQEAADLYRGWQRAIAAAQFYGKD; encoded by the coding sequence TTGAGTGAACAACAATATATCATGGCGATTGACCAAGGAACGACGAGCTCACGGGTGATTATTTTTGACCATGACGGAAATAAAGTTGCGATCAGTCAACAGGAATTTCCCCAATACTTCCCGCAACCAGGGTGGGTCGAACATGATCCGCTAGAGATTTGGGATAGCGTTCAGTCGGTGATTTCAAACGTAATGATTAAGTCCCAGATCAAACCCTATAAGATTGCGGCGATTGGGATTACTAACCAACGGGAAACGACGGTTATTTGGGATCGCCATACCGGTAAGCCGATTTATAACGCAATTGTCTGGCAATCAAAGCAAACGAGCGATATTGCTGAACAATTAATTAAAGATGGTTATAAGGATATGATCCACAAGAAGACCGGCTTAGTGATTGATTCATATTTTGCGGCCACCAAGATCAAGTGGATTCTTGACCATGTCCCTGGTGCCCGGGAAAAAGCGGCGAAGGGCGACTTGATGTTCGGGACCATCGATACCTGGCTACTATGGAATTTATCAGGACGGCGGGTCCACGCAACGGATGTGACTAACGCTAGTCGGACGATGCTTTTTAATATCCATACCCTCGAGTGGGATCAAGATATCCTTGACTTGCTTGAGATTCCGCAGTCGCTTCTGCCAGAAGTAAAGCCAAGTTCAGCCATTTACGGTTATACGGGTGATTACCACTTCTATGGTGTCCAGATTCCAATTGCTGGGATTGCGGGTGACCAACAAGCAGCCCTCTTTGGTCAAGCCGCCTATGATAAAGGTTCAATCAAGAACACTTATGGGACCGGAGCCTTCATTGTCATGAATACGGGACTAAAACCCACACTTTCGGATAACGGCTTGTTGACGACGATTGCGTACGGCCTGGACGGACAAACCCATTACGCGCTTGAAGGAAGTATCTTTGTGGCCGGTTCTGCCGTTCAATGGTTGCGAGATGGCCTCAAGATGTTTAAGAAGGCCAGCGAGTCCGAACAAATGGCTGTCGATGCCAAGACAACTGGCGGCGTTTATGTCGTTCCCGCCTTTACAGGGTTGGGCGCACCGTACTGGGATCAAGAAGTGCGGGGCGCAATGTTTGGCCTTACCCGTGGAACTGAACGGGGACATATCATCCGTGCAACCTTGGAAGCCATTGCCTACCAGACCAAAGATGTTGTCGATACGATGGTCAAGGACACCCAATTACCACTAACAGCACTAACGGTTAATGGGGGAGCATCACGGAACAGCTTCATGATGCAGTTCCAGGCCGATATCTTACAAACGCCAATCAAGCGGGCAGCGATGGAAGAAACAACCGCCCTGGGAGCAGCCTTCCTCGCTGGCTTGGCCGTTGATTTCTGGGAAGACCAGGATGAGTTACGGAAGCTATCGCGGATTGGCGACCAGTTTGATCCACAAATGGATCCGCAAGAGGCAGCTGACTTGTATCGGGGATGGCAACGTGCCATTGCAGCTGCGCAGTTTTATGGCAAAGATTAA
- a CDS encoding 2-hydroxymuconate tautomerase: protein MPLVHIDLIEGRTDEQLKALVKDVTAAISKNANVPAERVHIVLNEMRKDHYSVAGKMVSDK, encoded by the coding sequence ATGCCATTAGTTCATATTGACTTAATTGAAGGCCGGACCGATGAGCAGTTAAAGGCTCTCGTAAAGGATGTTACAGCAGCAATTTCAAAGAATGCCAACGTTCCTGCTGAACGGGTGCATATCGTGTTGAATGAGATGCGCAAAGACCACTATAGTGTAGCTGGTAAGATGGTCAGCGACAAGTAA
- a CDS encoding cation:proton antiporter, producing MQQLSLLIVMLAALIIPIIMARFKVSSIPTAIAEILTGIILGKSFFNIVNPNWTLNFLSSLGVIMLMFLSGMEINFDLFRKTPGKKRDSKSPVIMASQVFGLIVVSSFVIALIISRLHLFSDILLATIIFSTVALGVVIATLKEKDILQKPVGQTLLLTAVLGEVVPMLALTFYASINGGNAKRLGLIVFLFLAAFFLLWRFKQPFIWFNKISKSTTQLDIRLAFFLIFALVTIAETVGAENILGAFLAGMVMKLLEPSEATEDRLNSIGYGFLIPFFFIMTGDRLDLKNLFANHQALALIPILVIGFLLAKSPTMFIYRRRFKPRNSFAGSFLVATTITLVLPTLQVARNLHAITGAQSDAFTLAAVIVCIIAPIVFNSMYKLEKSDLIKQKVNFIGTNTLTVPISQQLYKNWYDVRMVTDNENNFKTYNSQVKHLEYLPKLDAEALEQGGYFDCDIVVGFLNDHKSARLAQIAKEHGVKRVIASQNNPRLDPKDISALREKGIEIFNSFNVQSSVLRALIESPLILQMLTDTEAGLYEATVLNSRYTGRELHTLPFVNNITISRIFRKRKPIDPHGDTIIEYGDHILFTGDRKAAEEVREALRGVN from the coding sequence ATGCAACAATTATCACTGTTAATTGTTATGTTAGCGGCGTTAATTATTCCTATTATTATGGCACGGTTTAAGGTTTCCTCGATTCCGACGGCGATTGCGGAAATCTTAACCGGTATTATTCTCGGAAAAAGCTTTTTTAATATCGTTAACCCCAATTGGACATTGAATTTCTTGTCGTCATTGGGGGTTATTATGTTGATGTTTTTGTCGGGAATGGAGATTAATTTTGATCTTTTTCGTAAGACCCCCGGGAAAAAACGTGATAGTAAATCGCCAGTAATTATGGCTTCACAGGTATTTGGCCTCATTGTTGTTTCTTCATTTGTGATTGCTTTAATTATTAGCCGTTTGCACTTATTTAGCGATATTTTGTTAGCGACAATTATTTTTTCAACCGTCGCACTCGGTGTTGTTATCGCAACGTTAAAAGAAAAGGACATTTTACAAAAACCAGTGGGACAGACCCTCTTATTGACAGCAGTATTAGGGGAAGTGGTTCCGATGCTCGCATTGACCTTCTATGCATCGATCAATGGGGGCAATGCCAAGCGCCTGGGCTTAATTGTCTTTCTTTTCTTGGCAGCCTTTTTCCTCTTGTGGCGTTTTAAGCAACCGTTTATTTGGTTTAATAAAATTTCCAAATCAACCACTCAACTTGATATTCGGTTAGCTTTCTTCTTGATCTTCGCCTTAGTAACAATCGCCGAAACGGTGGGAGCGGAAAATATCCTGGGAGCCTTCCTCGCCGGGATGGTCATGAAACTGCTTGAACCAAGTGAAGCAACTGAAGACCGGTTAAACTCAATTGGTTATGGTTTTCTGATTCCATTCTTCTTTATCATGACGGGTGACCGCCTTGACTTGAAGAATTTATTTGCTAACCACCAAGCACTAGCCCTGATTCCGATTTTGGTCATCGGCTTTTTACTTGCTAAATCGCCAACCATGTTCATTTATCGGCGCCGTTTTAAGCCCCGCAATTCATTTGCCGGCAGCTTTTTAGTAGCGACAACGATTACCTTGGTATTACCAACCTTGCAAGTTGCACGGAATTTGCATGCAATTACTGGTGCGCAATCCGATGCCTTTACATTGGCCGCCGTAATTGTCTGTATCATTGCGCCAATCGTCTTCAATTCAATGTATAAGCTTGAAAAATCTGATTTGATCAAGCAAAAGGTTAATTTTATCGGAACCAACACCTTAACTGTTCCGATTTCCCAACAATTATATAAGAACTGGTATGACGTGCGGATGGTTACAGATAATGAAAATAACTTCAAGACCTATAATAGTCAGGTGAAGCATTTAGAGTATCTGCCTAAGCTTGACGCGGAGGCCCTTGAGCAGGGAGGATACTTTGATTGTGATATTGTTGTTGGGTTCTTAAATGATCATAAGTCAGCGCGTCTAGCTCAGATCGCTAAGGAACATGGGGTAAAACGGGTCATTGCCAGCCAAAACAATCCGCGGCTGGACCCGAAAGATATCAGTGCGCTTCGTGAAAAAGGGATTGAAATCTTTAATAGCTTCAATGTCCAAAGCAGTGTCTTACGGGCGTTGATTGAATCACCATTGATCTTGCAGATGCTGACTGATACCGAAGCTGGATTATATGAAGCAACTGTCCTTAATTCACGTTATACTGGGCGCGAACTGCATACATTGCCATTTGTTAATAACATTACGATTAGTCGGATCTTCCGGAAACGCAAGCCAATTGACCCGCATGGTGATACGATTATCGAGTATGGTGATCATATCCTCTTTACTGGGGACCGGAAAGCAGCCGAAGAGGTTCGTGAAGCCTTGCGCGGCGTTAATTAA
- a CDS encoding C69 family dipeptidase translates to MGNKLTACTSILIGKGASIDGTIMIGRNEDAKAAWPKHMVVHRRGEMPSHFISKDTRLELDLPEESAQYTATPEWTDKDGLFEEDGINEYDVAMSATESAYSNPLVLGYDPLVENGLNEEAMITVVLPYVKTAREGVQRLGNLIAKYGTGETNGVLFADNDEAWYFETGAGHYWVAQRIPDDSYAVVANQLAIQEIDFNDPNNFMFHPGIQEFVEKHDLNPDPSTFNFRKIFGTADRSDAIYSEPRVWAGHQMFSPRQATEETPESTELPFIMKPDHKLSIFDAQNYLSNHYEGTEFDPLGHGEHAHKYRPISLAKTQESHILQTNRPGANIHWLAMGVAVESTYVPFFNGITDTPAPYKRGKLPAQLNSAYWIFKHASVLVDSHLHDFLPLLRDVQKERNAAAIKMIAETDHRLPSLKGEARATFLTRQSDGYATDTLNAYKKLSLELITKMTDYCELNFNTDENL, encoded by the coding sequence ATGGGGAATAAATTAACCGCATGTACAAGTATTTTAATTGGTAAAGGGGCCAGCATCGACGGCACAATCATGATCGGTCGAAACGAAGATGCCAAAGCTGCCTGGCCCAAGCATATGGTTGTTCACCGCCGTGGGGAGATGCCCAGCCACTTCATCTCTAAGGATACCCGTTTAGAGCTCGACTTGCCAGAAGAAAGCGCTCAGTATACGGCAACTCCGGAATGGACAGATAAAGACGGGCTGTTTGAAGAAGACGGGATTAATGAGTATGATGTGGCAATGAGTGCGACTGAAAGTGCTTATTCTAATCCCCTCGTTTTGGGCTATGATCCACTGGTTGAAAATGGTCTAAATGAAGAAGCAATGATCACTGTGGTTCTGCCATATGTTAAGACGGCACGTGAAGGGGTCCAACGCCTCGGTAATTTGATTGCGAAGTACGGAACCGGCGAAACAAACGGGGTACTTTTTGCTGATAATGACGAAGCTTGGTACTTCGAAACCGGTGCAGGTCACTACTGGGTTGCGCAACGGATTCCAGATGATTCATATGCGGTGGTTGCCAACCAACTGGCAATTCAAGAAATTGACTTTAATGATCCGAATAATTTCATGTTCCATCCGGGAATTCAAGAATTCGTTGAGAAGCATGACTTGAACCCAGATCCATCCACCTTCAATTTCCGCAAAATCTTTGGGACAGCTGATCGGTCAGACGCGATTTACTCTGAACCGCGGGTATGGGCTGGTCACCAAATGTTTAGCCCCCGGCAAGCAACAGAGGAGACCCCGGAATCAACTGAATTGCCATTTATCATGAAGCCGGATCATAAGTTATCAATTTTTGATGCCCAGAACTATCTCAGTAACCACTATGAGGGAACCGAATTCGATCCCCTTGGGCACGGTGAACACGCCCATAAGTACCGGCCAATTAGTTTAGCTAAGACCCAAGAGTCACATATTTTACAGACGAACCGACCGGGCGCTAATATTCACTGGTTAGCAATGGGGGTCGCTGTTGAAAGTACCTATGTGCCATTCTTCAACGGCATTACTGATACACCAGCCCCTTACAAGCGTGGGAAGCTGCCGGCTCAGCTCAACTCTGCTTACTGGATTTTCAAGCATGCCAGTGTGCTAGTTGACAGCCACCTACACGATTTCCTTCCATTATTACGAGACGTACAAAAGGAACGAAACGCCGCGGCCATTAAGATGATTGCCGAAACTGATCATCGCCTCCCGAGTCTCAAAGGAGAAGCACGTGCAACCTTCTTAACGCGGCAAAGTGACGGTTATGCCACCGATACATTGAACGCATATAAGAAATTAAGCCTTGAGCTAATTACAAAGATGACTGATTATTGTGAATTAAACTTTAATACGGATGAGAACCTGTAA
- a CDS encoding ISL3 family transposase yields MNNSIKTILGIKDPYLKLDEKNFDNPIEDQPNQIIVHLIQTYPMHCPKCGHLMCKNGYKTVNCLGPELHFKPTIWSIKKQKYICKASSSCPEVVTKLAAVEDIHYRNHISLAIKQRAMMLLTKNESQSDLAKELNVSDWTIRRVITNLDQFFKPNYHWLPRHIAFDDFKSGRFAPSGMSMILMNIENKRTLDIILSRKNSYLRKYFLRYDRSARLAVQTVTVDLYTPYRHLIHELFPHALIIADHFHIVAQAYRAFNKIRIQVMNRAGAGTHKWRALKHFWKLLLTPANELKYDNYWSRRNFSYAQLTDVEVIHRLLSFDNELKRAYEYYQNLILVIAHRSKKELKNLLAIKWTQLPQALQKVQRTLRRHKQEIYNSFKYDTYTNGPVEGTNNKIKVIKRTAYGFRNFFNFRIRILLALPNTYIAINWRNKQTAHAKVQAQAA; encoded by the coding sequence ATGAACAATTCTATCAAAACTATCTTAGGAATTAAAGATCCTTACCTCAAACTAGATGAAAAGAATTTTGATAACCCAATTGAAGATCAACCTAATCAAATCATTGTCCATCTTATTCAAACTTACCCCATGCATTGCCCAAAATGTGGACACTTAATGTGTAAAAATGGCTATAAAACAGTTAATTGCTTGGGACCAGAGCTTCACTTTAAGCCAACAATCTGGTCGATTAAAAAGCAAAAATATATCTGTAAAGCTTCTTCTTCTTGTCCTGAAGTAGTTACTAAATTAGCAGCCGTTGAAGATATTCATTATCGTAATCATATCTCTTTAGCGATAAAACAACGGGCAATGATGCTTCTAACAAAAAACGAATCACAAAGTGATTTAGCCAAAGAATTAAATGTCTCTGACTGGACAATTAGACGAGTCATTACAAATCTTGATCAGTTTTTTAAGCCTAACTATCATTGGTTACCTCGCCATATTGCCTTTGATGATTTTAAGTCTGGTCGCTTTGCCCCCAGCGGAATGAGTATGATTCTAATGAATATTGAAAATAAGCGGACGCTTGATATTATCTTGTCACGTAAAAATAGCTATCTGCGAAAATACTTTCTTCGATATGACCGTTCAGCACGCTTAGCAGTTCAAACAGTAACGGTTGACTTGTACACTCCTTACCGCCATTTGATTCATGAGCTTTTCCCCCACGCTTTAATTATCGCTGATCATTTTCATATTGTTGCTCAAGCATATCGTGCATTTAACAAAATTAGGATCCAAGTAATGAATCGTGCCGGTGCTGGCACTCATAAATGGCGTGCACTTAAGCACTTTTGGAAATTACTCCTAACGCCTGCTAATGAGCTTAAATATGATAATTATTGGTCAAGGCGTAACTTTAGTTACGCTCAATTAACCGATGTGGAAGTCATTCATCGTCTTCTAAGCTTTGATAATGAACTAAAAAGGGCTTATGAATACTATCAAAACTTAATTCTGGTGATTGCTCATCGTAGCAAGAAAGAATTAAAAAACTTACTCGCGATTAAATGGACGCAGCTTCCCCAAGCACTGCAAAAAGTTCAGCGTACTCTTCGCAGACATAAACAAGAAATTTACAATAGTTTTAAATATGATACCTATACAAATGGTCCCGTTGAAGGAACTAACAATAAAATTAAAGTTATTAAACGAACTGCTTATGGCTTTCGTAATTTCTTTAATTTCCGAATTAGAATCCTCCTTGCATTACCAAATACCTACATTGCAATAAACTGGAGAAATAAACAAACAGCTCATGCCAAAGTCCAGGCACAAGCTGCTTAG
- a CDS encoding FAD-dependent oxidoreductase, with protein sequence MAEQHLYDLIIVGAGPAGLSAGLYAGRATLDTLILEGDTVGGQVTTTSVVYNYPAVEKVDGTQLMNQMQSQVASFGVEIQHDAVEKFDLTGEVKTLIGKSGQKYTARSVIIATGANPKKVGFPGENEFRGRGIAYCSTCDGELFTGLQVFVVGGGYAAAEEADYLSRFAKHVTVLVRGDHFACPVLTAKRALDNPKVSVEYNTEVKEVSGDDYLTTATLVNNKTGEETVYHVDDGDQTFGMFIYIGTQPATKALANILDLDDRGYIMTDENGKTNIDGVYAAGDVIHKNLRQIVTAASDGAVASTAAERYVILQKEKQGIPIHAETNKKPAKTVGQTSELSQQENTTPHEGSWLPAEIDQQLQPIFARLTKDIKLQVLTNETELSNQLVSFVEEFASLDQHLQMETKPAPADVKYLPQLRLLDADGNDTGLHYAGIPTGHELNSLVLGVYNVAGPGQTIAPELVERIKKLAPTKIRIGVSLTCHFCPDVVAACQRMASLNVGITATMIDLQHFPELRKEKKIMSVPATMIDDDPVIFGSQSLEELVTAVEKHHQN encoded by the coding sequence ATGGCAGAACAACATTTATATGATTTAATCATCGTTGGTGCTGGACCAGCGGGATTATCTGCTGGTTTATATGCTGGACGCGCAACCTTGGATACGTTGATTTTAGAAGGAGATACTGTCGGCGGTCAGGTAACAACGACCTCGGTGGTTTATAATTATCCAGCTGTCGAAAAAGTCGACGGTACCCAATTGATGAACCAGATGCAAAGCCAGGTCGCTAGCTTTGGGGTTGAAATTCAACATGATGCGGTTGAAAAGTTTGATCTTACTGGTGAAGTTAAGACATTGATTGGCAAGAGTGGTCAAAAATATACTGCCCGAAGCGTAATTATTGCGACTGGTGCTAACCCTAAAAAAGTTGGTTTTCCCGGTGAAAATGAATTCCGTGGACGGGGAATTGCTTATTGCTCAACTTGTGATGGCGAACTTTTTACCGGTCTTCAAGTCTTTGTCGTTGGTGGCGGATATGCGGCCGCTGAAGAAGCTGACTATTTGAGCCGCTTTGCCAAGCACGTTACTGTTTTAGTTCGTGGCGATCATTTTGCATGTCCTGTATTGACGGCTAAGCGTGCCTTGGATAATCCTAAAGTTAGTGTGGAATACAATACTGAGGTAAAGGAAGTTAGTGGGGATGATTACCTTACTACTGCTACCTTGGTTAATAATAAGACTGGCGAAGAGACGGTTTACCATGTCGATGATGGTGACCAGACATTTGGGATGTTCATTTATATTGGTACGCAACCAGCAACGAAAGCATTAGCTAATATCCTTGATTTGGATGATCGGGGCTATATCATGACGGATGAAAATGGTAAGACAAACATCGATGGCGTTTACGCTGCTGGGGATGTTATCCATAAAAATCTTCGCCAGATCGTGACAGCTGCATCTGATGGGGCGGTTGCATCTACTGCTGCAGAACGATACGTTATTTTGCAAAAGGAAAAGCAAGGTATCCCAATTCATGCAGAAACTAACAAAAAGCCTGCTAAGACCGTGGGACAGACGAGCGAACTTAGCCAACAAGAAAACACCACGCCACATGAAGGAAGCTGGCTGCCAGCTGAGATTGACCAACAGTTACAACCAATCTTTGCCCGTTTAACCAAGGATATTAAACTCCAAGTGTTAACCAATGAGACAGAGCTTAGCAATCAGTTAGTTAGCTTTGTTGAAGAATTCGCTTCACTTGATCAGCACCTGCAGATGGAGACTAAACCGGCACCAGCGGACGTAAAGTACTTACCACAATTGCGCTTGCTTGATGCAGATGGTAATGATACTGGCTTACATTATGCGGGGATTCCAACTGGTCACGAATTAAACTCCTTAGTTTTAGGTGTTTACAACGTTGCTGGTCCTGGACAAACAATTGCACCAGAATTGGTAGAACGAATTAAGAAACTTGCGCCTACTAAGATTCGGATTGGCGTTTCCTTAACTTGTCATTTCTGCCCTGATGTTGTTGCGGCTTGTCAACGGATGGCTTCTCTGAATGTGGGAATTACTGCCACGATGATTGACTTGCAGCATTTCCCAGAATTACGGAAAGAAAAGAAGATTATGAGTGTTCCAGCGACGATGATTGATGATGACCCAGTTATTTTTGGAAGTCAATCATTGGAAGAACTAGTTACGGCAGTTGAAAAACATCATCAAAATTAA
- the ahpC gene encoding alkyl hydroperoxide reductase subunit C, with protein MNFVGHEIEDFKVNAYHDGETTEVSKKDVLGKWSIFFFYPADFSFVCPTELEALQDKYEDFKKANAEIYSVSEDTEFVHKAWAQASDKIGKIKYPMLADPAGKLARMFDVLDEDAGQAYRGVFIVDPDGIIQSYTINNMGIGRSADEILRTLQAAQFVREHGDRVCPANWKPGQDSIKPSLNLVGKL; from the coding sequence ATGAACTTTGTAGGACATGAAATTGAAGATTTTAAGGTAAATGCTTATCATGACGGTGAAACAACCGAAGTATCCAAGAAGGATGTTTTAGGTAAGTGGAGTATTTTCTTCTTCTACCCAGCTGACTTCTCATTTGTTTGTCCAACTGAATTGGAAGCTTTGCAAGATAAGTACGAAGACTTCAAGAAAGCAAACGCTGAGATTTACTCTGTTTCTGAGGATACCGAATTTGTCCACAAGGCATGGGCTCAGGCTTCTGACAAGATTGGCAAGATCAAATATCCAATGCTTGCTGATCCAGCTGGTAAGTTAGCCCGGATGTTCGATGTTCTTGACGAAGACGCTGGTCAAGCATACCGGGGAGTCTTCATTGTTGATCCTGATGGTATTATCCAATCCTACACAATTAATAATATGGGAATTGGTCGGAGTGCTGATGAGATCTTACGGACACTCCAAGCTGCTCAATTTGTTCGTGAACATGGTGACCGAGTCTGCCCAGCGAACTGGAAGCCAGGCCAAGATTCAATTAAGCCAAGTCTTAATCTAGTTGGTAAGCTTTAA
- the sdaAA gene encoding L-serine ammonia-lyase, iron-sulfur-dependent, subunit alpha: MYQSVKDLVRTAEIQQKALSELVIEAECHESGSNRKEVWQRMRSNLLTMRAAIKQGENELGVRSKTGLTGGEAIKLKKYRAKGKTLSGDVMMAAVENAIATNEVNAAMGVICATPTAGSSGTLPGALFMLEQRLGLSEDQMIRFLFTAGGLGLIIANHAGIAGATGGCQEEVGSASAMAAAAAVEAAGGSPEQSSQALAIALSNLLGLVCDPIAGLVEIPCVKRNAIGAGNALIAADMALAGCTSMIPADECISALDKVGRSMSVDLRETGRGGLAGTPTGQAIKTKIFGKEI, encoded by the coding sequence ATGTATCAAAGTGTTAAAGATTTAGTGCGAACTGCAGAAATTCAGCAAAAAGCATTGTCCGAGCTAGTGATTGAGGCAGAATGTCATGAATCTGGTAGCAATCGAAAAGAAGTTTGGCAACGGATGCGATCAAACTTACTGACGATGCGAGCCGCAATTAAACAAGGTGAAAATGAGCTGGGAGTTCGGTCAAAAACTGGTTTAACTGGAGGCGAAGCGATTAAGCTGAAAAAATATCGTGCAAAAGGAAAGACCCTCTCTGGTGATGTTATGATGGCTGCCGTGGAAAATGCGATCGCAACTAACGAGGTTAACGCAGCAATGGGAGTCATCTGCGCAACCCCGACTGCCGGTTCATCCGGGACTCTTCCTGGCGCTCTTTTTATGTTAGAACAACGATTAGGCCTTAGTGAAGATCAGATGATTCGCTTCTTATTTACTGCTGGTGGGTTGGGCTTAATTATTGCCAATCATGCGGGAATTGCTGGCGCGACAGGCGGCTGCCAAGAAGAAGTTGGTTCAGCATCGGCAATGGCTGCCGCGGCGGCTGTTGAAGCAGCGGGTGGTAGTCCAGAACAAAGCAGTCAAGCATTGGCAATTGCTCTTAGTAACTTGTTAGGCTTGGTATGTGACCCGATTGCCGGTTTGGTAGAAATCCCTTGTGTTAAAAGAAATGCGATTGGAGCTGGAAACGCGTTAATTGCAGCTGATATGGCACTCGCTGGTTGTACGAGTATGATTCCGGCCGATGAATGTATTTCTGCTCTTGATAAGGTTGGCCGGTCAATGTCAGTTGATTTACGGGAAACAGGCCGCGGTGGACTGGCTGGAACCCCAACTGGACAGGCGATTAAGACGAAAATCTTCGGCAAGGAAATTTGA
- a CDS encoding serine dehydratase beta chain yields MKNNYKSVFDIIGPVMIGPSSSHTAGAVKIGRVANKLFGTVPPKVTVHYYGSFARTHRGHGTDYAIAAGLLGFAPDDSRVPSAPMIARQGGMDLRFVEEEGESPIHHPNTAILQMTGDKTRVTVAGCSIGGGIIEIRAISFDGVDILPAGPLPIVIFRDYSKQMANALAINTDLEEKAPFTRRQVLRADDCDIYVYDIKNPMQPATIAYFEKKYPAAICL; encoded by the coding sequence ATGAAAAATAACTATAAAAGTGTTTTTGATATTATTGGACCAGTAATGATTGGTCCTTCTAGTTCGCATACTGCAGGGGCGGTCAAGATTGGTCGAGTCGCAAATAAACTTTTTGGCACGGTTCCACCTAAAGTAACCGTTCACTATTATGGATCTTTTGCTCGGACGCATCGTGGTCATGGAACAGACTATGCAATTGCGGCGGGATTGCTAGGATTTGCGCCAGACGATTCACGAGTTCCATCGGCGCCAATGATTGCTCGCCAAGGAGGAATGGACCTTCGCTTTGTTGAAGAAGAGGGTGAAAGCCCGATTCACCATCCTAACACAGCCATCCTTCAAATGACTGGTGATAAGACGAGGGTAACGGTTGCTGGTTGTTCGATCGGTGGCGGGATAATTGAAATTAGGGCTATTAGCTTTGATGGTGTTGATATTTTACCAGCGGGTCCCTTACCAATTGTTATCTTTCGCGATTATAGTAAACAGATGGCCAATGCACTGGCGATCAATACTGATTTGGAAGAAAAAGCACCATTTACCCGGCGACAAGTATTACGGGCAGATGATTGTGATATTTATGTTTACGATATTAAAAACCCGATGCAGCCAGCGACGATTGCTTATTTTGAAAAGAAGTACCCGGCTGCAATTTGTCTTTAG